The Amaranthus tricolor cultivar Red isolate AtriRed21 chromosome 6, ASM2621246v1, whole genome shotgun sequence genome has a segment encoding these proteins:
- the LOC130814915 gene encoding ATP synthase subunit b, chloroplastic, which yields MKNVTDSFVFLGHWPSAGSFGFNTDILATNLINLSVVLGVLIFFGKGVLNDLLDNRKQRILSTIRNSEELRGKAIEQLEKARARLKKVEMEADQFRVNGYSEIEREKINLINSTYKTLEQLENYKNETIQFEQQKAINQVRQRVFQQALQGALGTLNSCLNNELHLRTINANIGMFGAMNEITD from the exons ATGAAAAATGTAACCGATTCTTTCGTTTTCTTGGGTCACTGGCCATCCGCCGGGAGTTTCGGGTTTAATACCGATATTTTAGCAACAAATCTAATAAATCTAAGTGTAGTTCTTGgtgtattgattttttttggaaagGGAGTGT TAAATGATTTATTAGATAATCGAAAACAGAGAATCTTGAGTACTATTCGAAATTCAGAAGAACTACGCGGAAAAGCCATTGAACAGCTTGAAAAAGCCAGGGCTCGTTTAAAAAAAGTCGAAATGGAAGCGGATCAGTTTCGAGTGAATGGATATTCTGAAATAGAACGCgaaaaaatcaatttgattaATTCAACTTATAAAACTTTAGAACAATtagaaaattacaaaaatgagaCCATTCAGTTTGAACAACAAAAAGCGATTAATCAAGTCCGACAACGGGTTTTCCAACAAGCCTTACAAGGAGCTCTAGGAACTCTGAATAGTTGTTTAAACAACGAATTACATTTACGGACCATCAACGCTAATATTGGCATGTTTGGTGCGATGAACGAAATAACCGATTAG
- the LOC130814916 gene encoding ATP synthase subunit c, chloroplastic, with amino-acid sequence MNPLISAASVIAAGLAVGLASIGPGVGQGTAAGQAVEGIARQPEAEGKIRGTLLLSLAFMEALTIYGLVVALALLFANPFV; translated from the coding sequence ATGAATCCATTGATTTCTGCCGCTTCCGTTATTGCTGCTGGATTGGCTGTAGGGCTTGCTTCTATTGGACCTGGAGTTGGTCAAGGTACTGCTGCGGGACAAGCTGTAGAAGGTATTGCGAGACAGCCCGAAGCAGAGGGAAAAATACGAGGTACTTTATTACTTAGTTTAGCTTTTATGGAAGCTTTAACAATTTATGGATTGGTTGTAGCATTAGCGCTTTTATTTGCGAATCCTTTTGTTTAA
- the LOC130815558 gene encoding 30S ribosomal protein S7, chloroplastic-like: MIQSTNALGLNYSEPLKVLKKHGKKSLAYQILYRAVKKIQQKTETNPLSVLRQAIRGVTPDIAVKARRVGGSTHQVPIEIGSTQGKALAIRWLLGAARKRPGRNMAFKLSSELVDAAKGSGDAIRKKEETHRMAEANRAFAHFR; encoded by the exons ATGATACAATCAACCAATGCATTAGGACTTAATTATTCC GAACCACTAAAGGTACTAAAGAAACACGGAAAAAAATCATTGGcttatcaaattctctatcgagCCGTGAAAAAGATTCAACAAAAGACAGAAACAAATCCACTATCTGTTTTACGTCAAGCAATACGTGGAGTAACTCCCGATATAGCAGTAAAAGCAAGACGCGTAGGCGGATCGACTCATCAAGTTCCCATTGAAATAGGATCCACACAAGGAAAAGCACTTGCCATTCGTTGGTTATTAGGGGCAGCCCGAAAACGCCCGGGTCGAAATATGGCTTTCAAATTAAGTTCCGAATTGGTGGATGCTGCAAAAGGGAGTGGCGATGCCATACGCAAAAAGGAAGAGACTCATAGAATGGCAGAGGCAAATAGAGCTTTTGCACATTTTCGTTAA
- the LOC130814914 gene encoding 50S ribosomal protein L2, chloroplastic: MAIHLYKTSTSSTRNGAVDNQVKSNPRNNLIYGQRRCGKGRNSRGIITARHRGGGHKRLYRKIDFRRNEKDIYGRIVTIEYDPNRNAYICLIHYGDGEKRYILHPRGAIIGDTIVSGTEVPIKMGNALPLTDMPLGTAIHNIEITLGKGGQLARAAGAVAKLIAKEGKSATLKLPSGEVRLISKNCSATVGQVGNVGVNQKRLGRAGSKRWLGKRPVVRGVVMNPVDHPHGGGEGRAPIGRKNPTTPWGYPALGRRSRKRNKYSDNFIIRRRSK; the protein is encoded by the coding sequence ATGGCGATACATTTATACAAAACTTCTACCTCGAGCACACGCAATGGAGCCGTAGACAATCAAGTGAAATCCAATCCACGAAATAATTTGATCTATGGACAGCGTCGTTGTGGTAAAGGTCGTAATTCCAGAGGAATCATTACCGCAAGGCATAGAGGGGGGGGTCATAAGCGTCTATACCGTAAAATCGATTTTCGACGGAATGAAAAAGACATATATGGTAGAATCGTAACCATAGAATACGACCCTAATCGAAATGCATACATTTGTCTCATACACTATGGGGATGGTGAGAAGAGATATATTTTACATCCCCGAGGGGCTATAATTGGAGATACCATTGTTTCTGGTACAGAAGTTCCTATAAAAATGGGAAATGCCTTACCTTTGACCGATATGCCCTTAGGCACGGCCATACATAACATAGAAATCACACTTGGAAAGGGTGGACAATTAGCTAGAGCAGCGGGTGCTGTAGCGAAACTGATTGCAAAAGAGGGGAAATCGGCCACATTAAAATTACCTTCTGGGGAGGTACGTTTGATATCCAAAAACTGCTCAGCAACAGTCGGACAAGTGGGAAATGTTGGAGTGAACCAGAAAAGGTTGGGTAGAGCCGGATCTAAGCGTTGGCTAGGTAAGCGTCCTGTAGTAAGAGGAGTAGTTATGAACCCTGTAGACCATCCCCATGGGGGTGGTGAGGGGAGGGCCCCAATTGGTAGAAAAAACCCCACAACCCCTTGGGGTTATCCTGcacttggaagaagaagtagaaaaaggaataaatatagtgataattttattattcgTCGACGTAGTAAAtag
- the LOC130814913 gene encoding photosystem II protein D1, with protein sequence MTAILERRESESLWGRFCNWITSTENRLYIGWFGVLMIPTLLTATSVFIIAFIAAPPVDIDGIREPVSGSLLYGNNIISGAIIPTSAAIGLHFYPIWEAASVDEWLYNGGPYELIVLHFLLGVACYMGREWELSFRLGMRPWIAVAYSAPVAAATAVFLIYPIGQGSFSDGMPLGISGTFNFMIVFQAEHNILMHPFHMLGVAGVFGGSLFSAMHGSLVTSSLIRETTENESANEGYRFGQEEETYNIVAAHGYFGRLIFQYASFNNSRSLHFFLAAWPVVGIWFTALGISTMAFNLNGFNFNQSVVDSQGRVINTWADIINRANLGMEVMHERNAHNFPLDLAAIEAPSTNG encoded by the coding sequence ATGACTGCAATTTTAGAGAGACGCGAAAGCGAAAGCCTATGGGGTCGTTTCTGTAACTGGATAACCAGCACTGAAAACCGTCTTTACATCGGATGGTTTGGTGTTTTGATGATCCCTACCTTATTGACTGCAACTTCTGTATTTATTATAGCCTTCATAGCTGCTCCTCCAGTAGATATTGATGGTATTCGTGAACCTGTTTCTGGATCTCTACTTTATGGAAACAATATTATTTCGGGTGCTATTATTCCTACTTCTGCAGCTATTGGGTTGCACTTTTACCCAATCTGGGAAGCGGCATCAGTTGATGAGTGGTTATACAATGGTGGGCCTTATGAACTAATCGTTCTACACTTCTTACTTGGTGTAGCTTGTTATATGGGTCGTGAGTGGGAACTTAGTTTCCGTCTGGGTATGCGTCCTTGGATTGCTGTTGCATATTCAGCTCCGGTTGCAGCGGCTACTGCTGTTTTCTTGATCTACCCAATTGGTCAAGGAAGCTTTTCTGATGGTATGCCTCTAGGAATCTCTGGTACTTTCAACTTTATGATCGTATTCCAGGCTGAGCACAACATCCTTATGCACCCATTTCACATGTTAGGTGTAGCTGGTGTATTCGGCGGCTCCCTATTTAGTGCTATGCATGGTTCCTTGGTAACTTCTAGTTTGATCAGGGAAACCACAGAAAATGAATCTGCTAACGAAGGTTACAGATTCGGTCAAGAGGAAGAAACTTATAACATCGTAGCTGCTCATGGTTATTTTGGTCGATTGATCTTCCAATATGCTAGTTTCAACAACTCTCGTTCTTTACACTTCTTCTTAGCTGCTTGGCCTGTAGTAGGTATTTGGTTTACTGCTTTGGGTATTAGTACTATGGCTTTCAACCTAAATGGTTTCAACTTCAACCAATCTGTAGTTGATAGTCAAGGTCGTGTAATTAACACCTGGGCTGATATCATTAACCGTGCTAACCTTGGTATGGAAGTTATGCATGAACGTAATGCTCATAACTTCCCTCTAGACTTAGCTGCTATCGAAGCTCCATCTACAAATGGATAA
- the LOC130814912 gene encoding maturase K-like: protein MITEGFAVIVEIPFSLLLIWSLEGKEIVESKNLRSIHSIFPFLEDKFLHLNYVLDILIPYPAHLEILVQTLRYWLKDASSLHLLRYFLYEYRNWNSLIRPKESISPFSKRNRRLFLFLYNLVVYEYESLFVILRKQSSYLRSTSFGALLERIHFYGKLKYLVKVKVKVFGVILWLFKEPFLHYVRYQGKCLLSSKGTSFLMYKWKYYFIAFWQCHFSVWSQPRRIYINQLSNYSLDFMGFISNVGLNSSVIRSQMLENSFIVDNIIKKFDTIVPIIPLVGSLAKAKFCNGLGHPISKSVWTDLSDADIIDRFGRICRNLSHYYSGSSRKKSLYRIKYILRLSCARTLSRKHKSTVRAFLKRLGSEFLEEFFTAEEKVLSLILPRDSSTLSGVYRGRVWYLDIICIHNLANDE from the coding sequence ATGATAACAGAAGGTTTTGCAGTCATTGTGGAAATTCCATTTTCCCTACTATTAATATGGTCCCTAGAAGGAAAAGAAATAGTAGAATCTAAAAATTTGAGATCAATTCATTCAATATTTCCTTTTTTAGAGGACAAATTCTTACATTTAAATTATGTGTTAGATATATTAATACCTTACCCTGCCCATCTAGAAATCTTGGTTCAAACTCTTCGCTATTGGTTGAAAGATGCCTCTTCCTTGCATTTATTACGATACTTTCTTTACGAGTATCGTAATTGGAATAGTCTTATTCGGCCAAAAGAATCCATTTCCCCTTTTTCAAAAAGGAATCGAAGATTATTTTTGTTCCTATATAATCTTGTTGTATATGAATACGAATCCCTTTTTGTTATTCTACGCAAGCAATCCTCTTATTTACGATCAACGTCTTTTGGAGCCCTTCTTGAACGAATCCATTTTTACGGAAAGCTAAAATATCTAGTAAAAGTCAAAGTTAAGGTTTTTGGGGTTATCCTATGGCTTTTCAAAGAACCTTTTCTGCATTATGTTCGGTATCAAGGAAAATGCCTTCTGTCTTCAAAAGGGACATCCTTTCTGATGTATAAATGGAAATATTACTTTATTGCTTTCTGGCAATGTCATTTTTCTGTGTGGTCTCAACCAAGAAGAATCTATAtcaatcaattatcaaactaTTCCctcgactttatgggttttattTCAAATGTGGGACtcaattcttcagtaatacggAGTCAAATGTTAGAAAATTCATTTATAGTAGATAATATTATTAAGAAGTTTGATACCATAGTTCCAATTATTCCTCTGGTTGGCTCGTTGGCTAAAGCAAAATTTTGTAATGGATTAGGTCATCCCATTAGTAAGTCGGTCTGGACCGATTTATCCGATGCTGATATTATTGACCGATTTGGACGTATATGCCGAAATCTTTCTCATTATTATAGTGGCTcttcaagaaaaaaaagtttatatcgaataaaatatatacttcgACTTTCTTGTGCTAGAACTTTGTCTCGTAAACATAAAAGTACTGTACGTGCTTTTTTGAAAAGATTAGGTTCAGAATTTTTGGAAGAATTCTTTACGGCGGAAGAAAAAGTCCTTTCtttgatcttaccaagagattCTTCTACTTTATCAGGAGTCTATAGGGGGCGTGTTTGGTATTTGGATATTATTTGTATTCATAATTTGGCCAATGATGAATGA